A part of Larkinella insperata genomic DNA contains:
- the acs gene encoding acetate--CoA ligase has product MNFRIRTFDEYQEAYRYSVEDPEGFWAEIAQNFQWRKPWKKTLQWNFEEPNVQWFAGGKLNITENCLDRHLAERGDQPAIIWEPNDPNEAGVTLTYRMLHDQVCRMANVLKRNGVGKGDRVCIYLPMVPELAIAVLACARIGAIHSVVFGGFSARSIADRINDAQCRLVITSDGAYRGNKEIPMKETVDDALVQCPSVEKVIVLTRTRTPVSMIKGRDVWMEQELKLVTAECPAEEMDSEDMLFILYTSGSTGKPKGVVHTCGGYMIYAAYTFQNVFQYEPGQVHFCTADIGWITGHSYIVYGPLACGATSLLFEGVPTWPDCGRFWDIVDKYKVDILYTAPTAIRSLMSFGLEKVENHDLSSLKVLGSVGEPINEEAWHWYDDHIGKNRCPIVDTWWQTETGGILISPIAGLTKTKPTYATLPLPGVQPVLVDENGQEIEGNGVSGNLCIKFPWPGIIRTTYGDHERCRQTYFSTYKNLYFTGDGCLRDEDGYYRITGRVDDVLNVSGHRIGTAEVENAINMHTGVVESAVVGYPHDIKGQGIYAYVIAESTVTHEDGDLMKRDILATVSRIIGPIAKPDKIQFVSGLPKTRSGKIMRRILRKIAEGETSNLGDTSTLLDPSVVEEIKNGALIGVK; this is encoded by the coding sequence ATGAATTTTCGAATCCGAACCTTTGACGAATATCAGGAGGCCTACCGCTATAGTGTTGAGGACCCCGAAGGCTTTTGGGCCGAAATTGCCCAGAATTTTCAGTGGCGCAAGCCGTGGAAGAAAACCCTCCAGTGGAATTTTGAAGAACCCAACGTTCAGTGGTTTGCCGGTGGCAAACTGAATATCACCGAGAATTGCCTCGACCGGCATCTGGCCGAGCGGGGGGATCAACCCGCCATCATCTGGGAGCCCAACGACCCGAACGAAGCCGGGGTTACGCTCACCTATCGCATGCTGCACGATCAGGTTTGCCGGATGGCCAATGTGCTCAAACGCAACGGTGTTGGCAAAGGCGACCGGGTTTGTATTTACCTGCCGATGGTTCCTGAACTGGCGATTGCGGTGCTGGCCTGCGCCCGCATTGGAGCCATTCACTCGGTCGTGTTTGGCGGTTTTTCGGCCCGTTCCATCGCCGACCGGATCAACGACGCCCAGTGCCGCCTGGTCATCACGTCCGATGGCGCTTACCGGGGCAACAAGGAAATTCCGATGAAGGAAACCGTCGATGACGCCCTCGTGCAGTGTCCGAGCGTGGAAAAGGTGATTGTCCTGACGCGGACGCGCACACCGGTTTCGATGATCAAGGGCCGGGATGTGTGGATGGAGCAGGAACTGAAGCTGGTGACGGCCGAGTGCCCCGCCGAAGAAATGGATTCCGAAGACATGCTCTTCATCCTGTACACCTCCGGCTCGACGGGCAAGCCCAAGGGCGTGGTGCACACCTGCGGAGGGTACATGATTTATGCCGCTTACACGTTCCAGAACGTATTTCAGTACGAACCGGGTCAGGTCCATTTCTGTACGGCTGACATCGGCTGGATTACCGGTCACAGCTACATCGTTTACGGACCGCTGGCCTGCGGAGCGACCAGCCTGTTGTTTGAGGGTGTTCCGACCTGGCCGGATTGCGGACGGTTCTGGGATATTGTCGATAAATACAAGGTAGATATTCTATACACCGCCCCGACGGCCATCCGCTCGCTGATGAGCTTCGGCCTGGAAAAAGTGGAAAACCACGACCTGAGTTCGCTGAAAGTGCTGGGTTCGGTGGGTGAGCCGATCAACGAAGAAGCCTGGCACTGGTACGACGATCACATTGGAAAAAACCGTTGTCCGATTGTTGACACCTGGTGGCAGACCGAAACGGGCGGTATTCTGATTTCACCGATTGCCGGTCTAACGAAAACCAAACCGACGTACGCAACGCTGCCTTTGCCGGGTGTTCAGCCGGTATTGGTGGACGAAAACGGGCAGGAAATCGAGGGCAATGGCGTGAGCGGAAACCTGTGCATTAAATTCCCGTGGCCGGGCATCATCCGCACGACCTACGGCGACCACGAACGGTGCCGTCAAACGTATTTCAGTACCTACAAGAACCTGTATTTCACGGGTGATGGCTGTCTGCGCGACGAAGACGGGTATTACCGCATCACGGGCCGGGTCGACGACGTTCTGAACGTATCGGGCCACCGGATCGGAACCGCCGAAGTTGAAAACGCCATCAACATGCACACGGGCGTGGTCGAGAGCGCAGTAGTGGGTTATCCGCACGACATCAAAGGCCAGGGCATTTACGCCTACGTGATTGCCGAAAGCACGGTTACGCACGAAGACGGCGATCTGATGAAGCGTGACATTCTGGCCACCGTCAGCCGGATTATTGGGCCGATTGCCAAACCCGATAAGATTCAGTTTGTCAGCGGCTTGCCCAAAACCCGTTCCGGAAAGATCATGCGTCGGATTCTGCGCAAAATTGCCGAGGGCGAAACTTCCAACCTGGGCGACACCTCGACGCTGCTCGATCCGTCGGTCGTGGAAGAGATTAAAAATGGCGCCCTGATCGGCGTGAAATAA
- a CDS encoding DUF4403 family protein, which yields MREESEQNRLPYFLICTAFFAFMLAGVFACKRVDPKPPSAQNFDDSLTADSSYVSAPILFEISELEEKINRALGVVLVQNATIKNGIARPLNLRIERSGPIRLAFDGQRLAFSASLRIWLSNPFRLSVQDTSDRVYSALHVQFRSPLVVRDDWRMQTNVELENYRWITEPQIRMLGIKVPVTNLADQILQKRENGIENAIDRAIFNELRLDREVTKIWQSIQKPLLINRNFQEVWLRPKPFAVLVGPIRGNPTELVIPMRIKLKMESLFGPKPTYALNLPLPRLQKVASLPMNSHVSLLSRVPYSQLSTVLNAYVSGAKLDVINHLINVKKISVYGGEHALIVQADIKGALGGTLYFRGRPTFDTVRKELVMQNLDYDIQTEQSLAKVADWMLHDTLKDTLQSTLRVPLEEHFTLLPNKIESAFARAKVGKKARIDIPKFQLSPKAIAVRPDGLQILLHADAAMKLEVVKL from the coding sequence ATGCGAGAAGAGAGTGAGCAAAACCGTCTCCCTTATTTTCTGATCTGTACCGCCTTTTTTGCCTTCATGCTGGCGGGTGTATTTGCCTGTAAACGGGTGGATCCTAAACCACCTTCTGCCCAGAATTTTGACGACTCCCTGACGGCCGATAGTTCCTACGTCAGCGCGCCCATCCTATTTGAAATTTCCGAACTCGAAGAAAAAATTAACCGGGCGCTTGGCGTCGTCCTGGTCCAGAACGCAACGATCAAAAACGGTATTGCCCGCCCCCTGAACCTGCGCATCGAGCGTTCGGGTCCCATTCGGCTGGCGTTCGACGGACAGCGGCTGGCCTTTAGCGCATCGCTTCGCATCTGGCTGAGCAACCCGTTCCGGCTTAGTGTGCAAGACACCTCCGACCGCGTATACAGCGCCCTCCATGTCCAGTTTCGCAGCCCGCTGGTGGTGCGCGACGACTGGCGTATGCAGACCAACGTCGAACTGGAAAATTACCGCTGGATTACCGAACCCCAAATTCGGATGCTGGGAATTAAGGTTCCGGTGACCAACCTGGCCGACCAGATTCTGCAAAAGCGCGAAAACGGCATCGAGAACGCCATCGACCGGGCCATTTTCAACGAACTTCGGCTCGACCGCGAAGTGACCAAGATCTGGCAGAGCATCCAGAAACCGTTGTTGATCAATCGCAACTTTCAGGAGGTCTGGCTACGGCCCAAACCGTTTGCCGTGCTGGTAGGACCGATTCGTGGCAACCCGACAGAACTCGTGATTCCGATGCGTATTAAGCTCAAAATGGAATCGCTGTTTGGCCCCAAGCCCACTTACGCCCTGAATTTGCCACTGCCCCGGCTCCAGAAAGTGGCTTCGCTCCCTATGAATTCCCACGTCAGCCTGCTGAGCCGCGTGCCTTACAGCCAGCTTAGTACGGTTCTGAACGCCTACGTTTCCGGCGCCAAACTCGACGTGATCAATCATTTGATCAACGTTAAAAAAATCAGCGTGTACGGGGGTGAACACGCCCTGATTGTGCAAGCTGACATCAAGGGGGCGCTTGGCGGTACGTTGTATTTCCGGGGACGGCCCACCTTTGATACCGTCCGGAAGGAGCTGGTGATGCAAAACCTCGACTATGATATTCAAACGGAACAATCCCTGGCGAAGGTGGCCGACTGGATGCTGCACGACACCCTGAAAGACACGCTGCAATCGACCCTGCGCGTGCCGCTGGAAGAGCATTTTACGCTGCTACCGAACAAAATTGAATCCGCTTTTGCGCGGGCGAAAGTGGGCAAAAAAGCACGCATTGATATTCCCAAGTTTCAGTTAAGTCCCAAAGCCATTGCCGTCCGGCCCGACGGTTTGCAGATTTTGCTGCACGCCGACGCAGCCATGAAATTGGAAGTGGTTAAATTGTAG
- a CDS encoding MFS transporter produces MTTKPVSRATTEANGVWRVITASSVGTLIEWYDFYIFGSLATILSAQFFPKDNPTAGFLSTLATFAAGFIVRPFGALVFGRLGDLVGRKYTFLLTLVLMGGSTFLIGCVPGYESIGMLAPALVLLLRLVQGLALGGEYGGAATYVAEHSPDGKRGYFTSFIQTTATLGLFVSLGVILLTRQTLGTDVFNTWGWRVPFLLSAFLVGVSIYIRLRMSESPIFQKIKEEGKISTNPLKESFGRKANLKMVLLALFGATAGQGVIWYTGQFYALSFIQKICNVEFAQSNYIIALALLVATPFFVIFGGLSDKIGRRNIMLAGMFLGVLTYRPIYRAMYSLADPEQKFELTFRRSIETKQERIEGTSEFKTTNSTVRYFDDGTVYREIQPQAGSASTAVVKEVTLGNEAFWLMTVLVLAQVLYVTMVYGPIAAFLVELFPARIRYTSMSLPYHIGNGVFGGLTPFIATSLVETAKKTGSIDAYLQGLWYPIGIAAVCLVIGALYIDKKQYKTVED; encoded by the coding sequence ATGACTACCAAACCCGTGTCACGCGCCACCACCGAAGCCAACGGTGTCTGGCGGGTTATCACCGCTTCTTCCGTCGGAACCCTCATTGAATGGTACGACTTTTACATTTTTGGCAGTTTAGCCACCATTCTTTCCGCTCAGTTTTTCCCCAAAGACAATCCCACCGCCGGGTTTTTATCGACACTGGCTACGTTTGCCGCCGGTTTCATTGTGCGGCCGTTCGGAGCGCTGGTGTTCGGTCGGCTGGGCGATCTGGTGGGCCGGAAATATACCTTTCTGCTCACGCTCGTGCTGATGGGGGGCTCAACCTTTCTGATTGGCTGCGTGCCGGGCTACGAATCCATCGGGATGCTGGCACCGGCCCTGGTGTTGTTGCTCCGGCTGGTTCAGGGGCTGGCGCTGGGTGGTGAATACGGCGGGGCCGCTACCTACGTCGCCGAGCATTCGCCCGACGGCAAACGGGGCTACTTCACGAGTTTCATCCAGACGACGGCCACGCTGGGGTTATTCGTTTCGCTGGGCGTGATTCTGCTAACCCGGCAGACGCTGGGAACCGACGTTTTTAATACCTGGGGCTGGCGGGTGCCGTTTCTGTTATCGGCTTTTCTGGTCGGGGTTTCCATTTACATCCGGCTGCGCATGTCGGAGTCACCTATTTTTCAAAAAATTAAGGAAGAAGGCAAGATTTCGACCAATCCTCTGAAGGAAAGTTTCGGCAGAAAAGCCAACCTGAAAATGGTGTTGCTGGCCCTGTTCGGGGCCACGGCGGGGCAGGGGGTGATCTGGTACACCGGTCAATTCTACGCGCTGTCATTTATTCAGAAAATCTGTAACGTCGAGTTCGCTCAGTCGAACTACATCATTGCTCTGGCGCTGCTGGTCGCCACCCCATTTTTCGTGATTTTCGGCGGGTTGTCCGACAAAATCGGCCGCCGGAACATCATGCTGGCCGGAATGTTTCTGGGCGTCCTGACCTACCGGCCGATTTACCGCGCCATGTACAGCCTGGCCGATCCCGAGCAGAAATTCGAATTAACCTTCCGCCGGAGCATCGAAACCAAGCAGGAACGCATCGAGGGAACCAGCGAATTCAAAACCACCAACTCAACCGTCCGTTACTTCGACGACGGAACGGTGTACCGGGAAATCCAGCCCCAGGCCGGTTCGGCATCGACCGCCGTAGTCAAGGAAGTGACGTTGGGCAATGAAGCCTTCTGGCTCATGACGGTTCTGGTTCTGGCGCAGGTTCTGTACGTAACGATGGTCTACGGCCCGATTGCGGCTTTTCTGGTAGAATTATTTCCGGCCCGGATTCGGTACACGTCTATGTCGCTGCCCTACCACATCGGCAACGGGGTTTTTGGCGGGCTGACACCGTTTATTGCGACGAGTCTGGTGGAAACGGCGAAGAAAACGGGTTCAATCGATGCGTATTTACAGGGGCTTTGGTACCCAATCGGGATTGCCGCGGTTTGCCTGGTAATTGGCGCCCTGTACATTGACAAAAAACAGTATAAAACCGTAGAAGACTAA
- a CDS encoding DNA-3-methyladenine glycosylase family protein, protein MPIQHLSKDAILKQIIESTPAPKIAFEYVEDPARNRIYLALLESIVSQQISVKAADSIFARFLALFPDGYPHPEQLLAKTPEELRTAGLSGQKGRYLQSVAEFALQNPMTNAHLDPMTDEEIVQYLLPIKGVGRWTVEMLLMFVLDRPDVFPIDDLVIRQKMVLAYGLTETGRPLYKRLHEIAGAWRPHRSLASRYLWRWKPGGGTREAL, encoded by the coding sequence ATGCCAATTCAGCACCTCTCCAAGGACGCGATCCTGAAACAGATTATTGAGTCTACGCCCGCGCCTAAAATTGCCTTTGAATATGTCGAAGATCCGGCCAGAAACCGGATTTACCTGGCGCTGCTGGAGAGCATTGTTTCCCAGCAAATTTCCGTAAAAGCCGCCGACTCCATCTTCGCTCGTTTTCTGGCGTTGTTTCCCGACGGCTATCCGCATCCGGAACAACTCCTGGCCAAAACGCCCGAGGAACTGCGCACGGCCGGGCTTTCGGGGCAGAAGGGGCGGTATCTGCAAAGTGTGGCCGAATTTGCGCTGCAAAACCCGATGACCAACGCCCACCTGGACCCCATGACCGATGAGGAAATTGTGCAGTACCTGCTGCCGATCAAGGGCGTAGGCCGCTGGACGGTCGAAATGCTGCTGATGTTTGTGCTGGACCGCCCCGACGTTTTTCCGATCGACGATCTGGTGATTCGCCAGAAGATGGTTTTGGCCTACGGGCTGACCGAAACCGGGCGGCCGCTCTACAAACGGCTGCACGAAATCGCCGGAGCCTGGCGCCCCCATCGCTCCCTGGCCTCCCGCTATCTGTGGCGCTGGAAGCCCGGGGGAGGCACGAGGGAAGCGTTATGA
- a CDS encoding c-type cytochrome, with protein MKKVLKIIGFGLGGLVLLLAGFCAYVVAVGVPTYDPPTIPEVTVERTPARVARGEVIAQIQCMACHADSENRLTGKHLAEAPSLFGKLYSKNITQDQEKGIGSWTDGELMYFLRTGVRRDGTYAPIMPQYPNMADEDLKSVVAWLRSDRFPVQPTRQEAPPTELSFVSLLLTHTLMKPLAYSPEPIALPDSTDPVALGRYTADAIGDCYGCHSGDMIDQSKTHPEKSKGYYGGGIEMKDEAGKTVVTANLTFDEQTGIAKKYTKEQFIRVVKLGVRPDGSILRQPMFPRPMLSDHEAGAIYEYLKTVPKIHHDIAKKSADVQLAER; from the coding sequence ATGAAAAAAGTCCTGAAAATTATCGGCTTTGGGCTGGGCGGCCTTGTGCTTTTGCTGGCCGGATTCTGCGCTTACGTCGTCGCCGTGGGTGTACCCACCTACGACCCTCCTACGATTCCCGAAGTGACGGTTGAACGAACGCCGGCCCGCGTTGCCCGTGGGGAGGTAATCGCCCAGATTCAGTGCATGGCCTGCCACGCCGACAGCGAAAACCGGCTGACGGGCAAGCACTTGGCCGAAGCACCCTCTCTTTTTGGCAAACTCTATTCGAAAAACATTACGCAGGACCAGGAAAAAGGAATCGGTAGCTGGACCGACGGCGAACTGATGTACTTCCTGCGCACCGGCGTTCGGCGCGATGGCACGTATGCCCCCATTATGCCGCAGTACCCAAACATGGCCGACGAAGACCTCAAGTCGGTGGTTGCCTGGCTGCGGTCCGATCGTTTCCCGGTACAACCCACCAGGCAGGAAGCGCCCCCAACCGAACTGAGCTTCGTGTCGCTGTTGCTGACCCATACGCTGATGAAACCGCTTGCCTATTCGCCCGAACCGATCGCCCTGCCCGACAGCACCGATCCGGTGGCACTGGGCCGCTACACCGCCGACGCCATTGGCGACTGTTACGGTTGTCATTCCGGCGACATGATCGACCAAAGCAAAACGCACCCGGAAAAAAGTAAGGGCTATTACGGCGGTGGCATCGAAATGAAAGACGAAGCCGGAAAAACCGTGGTAACCGCCAACCTGACGTTTGATGAGCAGACCGGCATTGCCAAAAAATACACAAAAGAGCAGTTTATCCGGGTCGTCAAGCTCGGCGTCCGGCCCGATGGCTCGATTTTGAGGCAGCCCATGTTTCCACGCCCCATGCTGTCGGACCATGAAGCAGGTGCTATTTACGAGTACCTGAAAACCGTTCCGAAAATCCACCACGACATCGCAAAAAAGAGCGCCGACGTGCAACTGGCGGAAAGATGA
- a CDS encoding FeoB-associated Cys-rich membrane protein translates to MVQELIIGLLFVAALAYLGWRTWKSLFRKKAGCEKGCGCATDAKAASANKSGRLPV, encoded by the coding sequence ATGGTTCAGGAACTGATTATTGGACTGCTCTTTGTTGCCGCGCTGGCGTATCTGGGCTGGCGCACCTGGAAGAGTCTGTTTCGAAAAAAAGCCGGTTGTGAGAAGGGATGCGGTTGCGCCACGGATGCAAAAGCAGCGTCGGCCAACAAATCAGGGCGGTTACCAGTTTAA
- a CDS encoding DUF6814 family protein has protein sequence MNALKKTLGLLWMLAGIALTLGLPYETIRRLTSATATAEDYVFWLVIVVIFLPITIGLALFGRYAWQGEYDKND, from the coding sequence ATGAACGCACTGAAAAAAACACTCGGTCTGCTCTGGATGCTGGCCGGAATTGCCCTGACGCTTGGATTGCCCTATGAAACCATTCGGCGACTTACGTCGGCAACTGCCACGGCGGAAGACTATGTTTTCTGGCTCGTGATTGTTGTCATCTTCCTGCCGATCACCATCGGACTGGCCTTGTTTGGCCGGTATGCTTGGCAGGGAGAATACGACAAAAATGACTAA
- a CDS encoding T9SS type A sorting domain-containing protein yields the protein MLRGLLIGLLMIGWLGGATSARACSCTDGGAFLTIAEKAAWTPGTLMVRAEVRDHEAHGMDVKVLEVLNGSEEKSVLRVWGDPGFMCRLYTHGFKKGDKLVLILQRIENAYYENERNGDYLLNGCGTYVLQENKSITGRITASDKEMTKNRFYSELDNILGKSRPDMAKIYPSPVVDKLLTVSVPALPQSTISVQVVTTAGQTLQTRQLESGKQHELDVSTLAQGIYLIRFRSEHQVYTRRFVKQ from the coding sequence ATGTTACGAGGACTACTGATTGGACTACTGATGATTGGATGGCTGGGCGGGGCTACCAGTGCCCGAGCCTGTAGCTGCACGGATGGCGGTGCTTTTCTGACCATCGCCGAAAAAGCCGCCTGGACACCCGGTACGCTGATGGTGCGGGCGGAGGTTCGCGACCACGAAGCACACGGCATGGATGTAAAAGTCTTGGAGGTCCTGAACGGAAGCGAAGAGAAATCGGTACTCCGCGTCTGGGGCGACCCGGGGTTTATGTGCCGGTTGTACACCCATGGCTTTAAAAAAGGCGATAAGCTGGTGCTGATTCTGCAACGGATTGAGAACGCCTACTACGAGAATGAGCGGAACGGCGATTATTTGCTGAACGGCTGCGGAACGTATGTATTGCAGGAGAACAAGAGCATTACGGGCCGCATTACCGCGTCGGATAAGGAGATGACCAAAAACCGGTTTTACAGCGAACTGGACAACATTCTGGGTAAAAGCCGGCCGGATATGGCCAAGATTTACCCCAGTCCGGTCGTGGATAAGCTGCTGACTGTCAGCGTCCCCGCGCTTCCTCAGTCGACTATATCAGTCCAGGTCGTCACAACCGCGGGCCAGACGCTGCAAACCCGGCAGCTGGAATCCGGAAAGCAGCACGAGTTGGATGTGTCGACGCTGGCTCAGGGCATCTACCTCATCCGGTTCCGCAGTGAGCATCAGGTGTACACCCGACGGTTTGTTAAACAATAA
- a CDS encoding metallophosphoesterase family protein, giving the protein MKTEKREPEQYVDLGHSELENHLKTQAALYEKRLKEGTAANKVAAFFATNLLGFAYHYLKSRFGPKAAYQFYPSNGDDGIYPMHTYSDTVTLALVSDWATDTRESDQIGYLIRDHDPDYTIHLGDVYFVGTPEEIATNFTDPDASWHFGKHGSLALSGNHEMYSNGTAFFKKLLPAMKIRKGPQIATQQAGFFCLENEHWRIIGLDTGYNSTNRPLLEVLFKPDCNLRDEHLNWLTEVVKLNDPNDKRGIIFLSHHPYFSSFRDDHPVVGRQLKKAFGAAERPVLWFWGHEHRLSFYNKYGFSDGIQAWGRCVGHGGMPVETNPPDRGHLGQLLFYDQRIRERIRRRDVGYNGFALLSIQGPAIDIKYIDQNNHTVIAERWTVDPMGTLSSEILEVHPEVTKYE; this is encoded by the coding sequence ATGAAAACAGAAAAAAGAGAACCGGAGCAGTACGTCGATTTAGGCCATTCCGAGCTGGAAAACCACCTCAAAACACAGGCCGCCCTGTACGAAAAACGGCTCAAGGAAGGAACGGCCGCCAATAAGGTAGCCGCGTTTTTTGCCACCAACCTCCTAGGCTTTGCCTACCATTACCTCAAAAGCCGGTTTGGTCCCAAGGCCGCCTATCAGTTTTACCCCAGCAACGGCGACGACGGTATTTACCCCATGCACACTTACAGTGATACCGTGACCCTGGCGCTGGTATCCGATTGGGCCACCGACACGCGGGAATCCGACCAGATCGGTTATCTGATCCGCGATCACGATCCGGACTATACGATCCACCTCGGCGATGTGTACTTCGTCGGCACACCCGAGGAAATCGCGACCAACTTCACCGATCCGGACGCGTCGTGGCACTTTGGCAAGCACGGTAGCCTGGCCCTGTCGGGCAACCACGAGATGTACTCCAACGGAACGGCTTTTTTCAAGAAGCTCCTGCCCGCCATGAAAATCCGGAAAGGCCCTCAGATAGCCACGCAGCAGGCGGGTTTCTTTTGCCTGGAAAATGAACACTGGCGGATTATTGGCCTCGATACAGGTTACAACTCAACCAACCGGCCCTTGCTGGAAGTGCTGTTCAAACCCGACTGCAACCTGCGCGATGAGCACCTTAACTGGCTGACGGAAGTTGTAAAGCTAAACGACCCGAACGACAAACGCGGCATTATTTTTCTGAGTCATCACCCCTATTTTTCGTCCTTCCGCGATGATCACCCGGTGGTGGGGCGGCAATTGAAAAAGGCGTTTGGGGCAGCCGAACGGCCGGTTTTGTGGTTCTGGGGGCACGAACACCGGCTTTCTTTTTACAACAAATACGGCTTTTCGGACGGCATTCAGGCCTGGGGGCGCTGCGTGGGCCACGGCGGGATGCCCGTCGAAACCAACCCACCCGACCGCGGCCACTTGGGACAACTGCTGTTCTACGACCAGCGGATTCGCGAGCGCATTCGCCGTCGGGACGTGGGTTACAACGGTTTTGCCCTGCTTTCGATCCAGGGACCGGCCATCGACATCAAGTATATTGACCAGAACAACCACACCGTTATCGCCGAACGCTGGACCGTAGACCCGATGGGTACACTGTCCTCGGAAATCCTGGAAGTACACCCGGAAGTGACGAAATATGAATGA
- a CDS encoding methylated-DNA--[protein]-cysteine S-methyltransferase, which yields MNATETHPTYQQIARSIEFLTENFRQQPSLAEVADRANLSEYHFQRLFSDWAGVSPKKFLQYLTLAFAKERLRRGLTLAEVADGAGLSSTGRLHDLFVVLEGMTPGQFKQGGGGVTIQYAVFESPFGPYLLGAIGDKICKLEFLDEAEATDQARMTARFATDWSDARLIRDADSLRPLAHQIFTRTARQPLRIAVKASPFQLKVWEALLRIPEGQVVSYDQIAAAIGMPSASRAVGTAIGSNPVGYLIPCHRVIRKTGLFGNYRWGATRKVALLGWEAACREH from the coding sequence ATGAACGCAACGGAAACCCATCCTACCTACCAGCAAATTGCCCGGTCGATTGAATTTCTAACCGAAAACTTCCGGCAACAACCATCGCTGGCCGAGGTGGCCGATCGCGCCAACCTGAGCGAATACCATTTCCAGCGGTTGTTTTCCGACTGGGCGGGGGTAAGCCCCAAGAAGTTTTTGCAGTATCTGACCCTCGCCTTTGCCAAGGAGCGGCTACGCCGTGGCCTGACGCTGGCCGAGGTTGCCGACGGAGCCGGACTCTCCAGCACGGGACGGCTTCACGATCTGTTTGTGGTACTTGAAGGCATGACCCCGGGCCAGTTTAAGCAGGGGGGCGGGGGCGTCACGATCCAATACGCGGTTTTCGAAAGTCCGTTTGGTCCGTATCTATTGGGGGCTATCGGCGATAAAATTTGCAAACTTGAATTTCTGGACGAAGCGGAAGCCACCGATCAAGCCCGCATGACGGCCCGTTTTGCCACCGACTGGTCCGACGCCCGGCTAATCCGGGATGCTGATTCGCTCCGGCCGCTGGCCCACCAGATTTTTACCCGGACCGCCCGCCAGCCGTTGCGGATTGCCGTAAAGGCGTCACCGTTTCAATTGAAAGTCTGGGAAGCCCTGCTGCGGATTCCCGAGGGGCAGGTGGTGAGCTACGACCAGATTGCCGCGGCCATCGGAATGCCCTCGGCGTCGCGGGCGGTGGGAACGGCCATCGGGTCCAATCCGGTGGGATACCTGATTCCCTGCCACCGCGTGATCCGAAAAACCGGATTATTTGGTAATTACCGCTGGGGAGCAACCCGGAAAGTGGCCCTGCTCGGCTGGGAAGCGGCCTGCCGGGAGCATTGA
- a CDS encoding 2OG-Fe(II) oxygenase, translating into MNTDQLDWKAVRASLVERGFAQLNGLVDRAACQQLMALYAEPRHFQKTISMERYRFGQGEYKYFNYPLPGFLQTLRTGLYEELHPVANQWMKNLNRAITYPATHADFLQTCRENGQLLATPLLLRYGVGGYNTLHQDLYGEVYFPLQAVVFLNKPGIDYTGGEFVLTEQVPRAQSKATVLTPGQGDVLIFTTQFRPQKGTKGYFRVAMKHGVSTVHSGTRYTLGIIFHDAQ; encoded by the coding sequence ATGAACACCGATCAACTGGATTGGAAAGCCGTGCGGGCCTCGCTCGTCGAGCGTGGATTTGCCCAGCTCAACGGGCTGGTGGACCGGGCCGCGTGTCAGCAGCTCATGGCGCTGTATGCTGAACCCCGGCATTTCCAGAAAACGATTTCGATGGAGCGTTACCGCTTTGGTCAAGGCGAATACAAGTACTTTAATTATCCCTTGCCCGGTTTCCTGCAAACGCTGCGCACCGGCTTGTACGAGGAGCTTCACCCAGTGGCCAATCAATGGATGAAAAACCTGAACCGTGCCATAACGTACCCGGCTACACACGCGGACTTTTTACAAACATGCCGGGAGAACGGCCAGCTACTGGCTACGCCGTTGTTGCTAAGGTACGGTGTCGGTGGTTACAACACGCTGCACCAGGATTTGTACGGTGAGGTCTATTTTCCCTTGCAGGCCGTTGTTTTCCTGAACAAACCGGGTATTGATTATACGGGCGGGGAGTTTGTCTTGACGGAGCAGGTTCCCCGGGCGCAGTCGAAAGCCACGGTATTGACGCCCGGGCAGGGCGATGTGCTGATCTTCACGACGCAGTTTCGGCCACAGAAGGGAACGAAAGGCTATTTCCGGGTCGCGATGAAACACGGTGTCAGTACCGTTCATTCCGGAACCCGCTACACCCTTGGCATCATTTTTCACGACGCGCAGTGA